A window of Quercus robur chromosome 12, dhQueRobu3.1, whole genome shotgun sequence genomic DNA:
TTAATGCTTTTGTTTACCATTAGCAATGAAAGAACCCATTAATGGGTGTTTGacttattttaatagttttttatatacTTCACGTATGCTTGGAAAGAAATTTGTTTTTCCCAAGATTAATCATATATAGTAGGGTAATTTTTAATATTCggaaaaattatcaaatattttCCACAATtgtataattattttcaaaatgaaacgccaagaattttgataaaaatcaGATTTTATTGGTTCTTGTGTACTTATCATAGTTCATAAGAATTAGAACTTACCATGAGAAACTTCAATAGAAGTTTACGAAGAAAACCTAAATCTATAGTAATCCCCTCACCATATATAAATCGAACTTCAAGCCACCCCAAATGAACTGTCCCACACTGCCATCAAACTACACTAGTGCATTTGATGTCCATATTCTTTAaatcctatttatttatttttaaataagtgaATTGAAATTTACAATACCAAATTGGTGATAGTTAATgttttaaatagtaaaattcaATCCATTTATTTCAAAAGTCATATAGTAAATTTACTGCCtataatttcttattaaaagtaGTTGCAACTTCTTAAATACTTTTGGATTAATCCATcgtaaaaattacaataaatcagAAATCACAATGTGCCAATAATCAGTAatcacatataaatatatatatttatatatgtatctAACCCCAACCTATCCGGGCTAAagctatgtttggttggaggtaAAATaggaaagatagaaaagaaaaaaaagggaaaattaagattttagatTGCTTGATAAGGAAAGAAAATTGGGAGGATTTTTGGTGGGGTCCAGTTATTTTCTACACTAGTGCACCAAAATTTGATATCTCCATTTTGTAGAGAAAACAAATTATCTCTAATTAATACCTCTCACCAACCcctcatttcttctctcttttgcaACTTGTTTGCACTCTGCAAACTGGACAAGCACGCACATATGTCTCTcacccttctttctttttttctcttttctttttggttcgTTCTTTTCCTGTCAATGTATTTTTGCTGCTGCTTTTTTTGGTTCGTTTCCTCTCAATGTATTTTTGCTTcttgttttggtcttttttattatttaaaaatcaattgtggcttttttttttcttttcttaattaatggggttttttttttttttgaactaaacGATGTGTGGGGCCCGAAATttgaggtcccagcccactttgtatattgggcccaaagcccaggccgaggagccctactgccgaggacgtatgatgaaagccccttaaaggcccaaggatgtggccgaggacgatctcacgctcaacacctcacaaaacgcctgaagaaaaggacaaactcagtataagagcagtacaagggagaaagctgccaacgcCGTAATATGGAGCCCTGTACCTGACGagcccatactccagaccatgctatttaacttttctcaaccacccccaaccactctgacgtatggattgataggacgagtcatTACCCCAAAGaggaaaaactgacacgtagatgaaaaacgggaagtaaacactggtataaaaggggaagagagCCAGGGGAAggaggggggaaaaaaaggatcccacaaaaagaagaatgggaagaatgtgatgctcctcggactaagtccgaggactcAAACCCTCCGAGTTACATCGATGTGAAGCCTAGCTATTCTGGCTAAGCCTACCTTCGTATGAGCTTCCATGAAAATCACGACCAAACCGCCGTCCAacgaccaaggtccagcctttctaGCTCACTCTCTATGAATTGTATTGTTCGGGCcttttacatacgagcccaatgtcattcttgggttgCTGAATAACTGTGTCCTTACACGGTGGTTTTCACttttaatacaaatatatagcatatgattctaaaaataaaaattacatatattatgtaatattatggaaaagtaaaaatttttataatctaatgattaaaaaaaattatttcttatactATATAAAAGGGATATaagaataaatttatacaaattatatattatatctctccacttttccatcATTTCACAGAAATACTAcgagagaaaattaaaatattttttattctcctaCTTTCTTATATCTCCAACCAAACGGGCTCTAATTTTCTTAAATAACAAGTCAAATATCATTCATTAATTAAATCTGTGACAAATATTTCCTcctaaaatcaaataaagtaTGTGATAATGATCatgtagtaataataatattaaaagcAACCAGAAATTCAAATAGTTTAAATCAATAACTCAggatgtgaggaaaagaaacatttatttcacaaaaataatataactctCAAGAGTCAAGCCGAACATTCATAAGTCATTTCACAACCCAagtccaaaatcaaaacaaaccaaaTCCCAAAGGTCCATGAGGCAAATGCCAGAGTCACGCGTGCACACTTTTGTTTtattcaagttaaaaaaaaaaaaaagaaaaaaaagaaaaaaaaaaaagaatcaatcaTTGTGCGTCAGCCCAATTTTGCGCCGCTCTCGCCTTATAAAACTCATCACATCAACATCAAGCCACCTCAAAACGAATCATCCTAATGCCATCAAAACTACACCAATGCAGTagcatattaaatattaatgcAATGACAACACTTAAAACCAGCTCCTTATATACTTATCAGTCTATCATATAGGATAACCAGCCATATTCACTTCGCACAACAGGCTTTAGCTTGAAAAATGAATATCACAACACTAAAAAATCcactcatttttatttatttaacactATAATAACATGTACAGAGCTGCTCATATGTTCAATAACCGATATTGACCTTCCTTATATTGTTTGTCCTAGTTCAATACCTTGTTTTATACATCCTTAAATGATCCAAACTACAAAGTTCAGAACTTAGACCAACTTTTCTAAGCAACCAAACATAAGTTGGGATTTAATTATGTGTTTTGATTACATAAGGAAGATGTGAGTGTTCCTAGCAGAAGCATGTATAGGCAAGGGCGTAGCCAGGAATACATACTTGGGGGGGCCGGGTTGTAACAATGATATACCAAATATAATTCTTAAGTCTATtggatacaaaattatcaactttcatatattattatatacttgaACATGTTGGGAATTCAACCGAAATTCCAAAcctatgagaaacaaaaaaaatagagaaaacaaaacgcaaaaagtaaaacaatcacacgcataagacagtatttacgtggttcggcaatttgcctacgtccacagagttgtaaggatttcactattatcaaagaaaattacaatgtgtggctacagtgtttttctttctaaaaaacaacaacaagacaaaaccctaatcaccaaaaaaacGGCTTTTATATCCTACGCATtggattcacaatgggctacaaaacgAGCCAAAAATTTTTTGTCGGCCCAAGCCTccactccatggactaagcctcagtaaatctcccattaTTCGGGTCAGGTCGGGTCATCAACTGGATCAAATCATGCCTGACGACgatttttcatggaataaaattcatccattatcatctctataGTGAAATTCCCTGCAATTTCCTTCTCTATATAAACTATTATATTGTTTGCCAAAAGCTCATCCTCCATTCTATTGCGAAGTCTTGTTTTTAACAACTTCATAGCTGAGAAAGCTCGTTCTGTAGTTGTTATAGAAACTGGAAGGGTCAACACAAGACAAATAAGtctatcaatcaaaaaatagattttagacTTTCCTGAAATTTTTAATCCCCTACATAGCTCGGAAATTGTACTCAAATTCTGAAAATCTGGATGTTTTATCACATCAAGCTCATAATGTTGCAATTGAGACTCCAAAAGTTCTTGTTCATATTCAGTGAAATCTTGAGGATAATATTTCTTAACCAAATTGCAtatatcaacaattttgaatAATCTAAAAGCATCATTGGGATTTAAAGCTGAACTAAGAATGACAAGTTTCGTTGTTAGCTCACAAAATCTACTTTTCAATTCTTGCAATTGAAAGTCTATTGCAACTGTAAATATGCCAATTCTAAAATGATGTTCCATTGTTAAATCGTCATCTTGACGACGATATCTACCTCGACCTTTAGTGTAACGAGCATTCATATCAAGAATATCAATTTCATGTTGCTCACAAAATGATATAACACTAGCAAGTAAAGGCTCCCATCCATCATCTCTCAACTTTTGAATAAGTGATTTTGTAGTTGAAACTAAATGCATAGCATTTAAAAGGTCCTGAGAATGTTGttgcaaagcttgacaaagAACATTAGTAATTCCCATTATCTCTTTCATCAAAtgtaagattaaaataaattcaaatgatgtTAATACCTGATAAGCTCCCTCGGCATCACCGCATTGTTTATAGTTAGCCCCTTCCTCAGAAATAGTGTTGATAACTTTGCAAGTAACATCAAACATTTTAATCAAACTacaaatagattgaaaatgaGATCCCCACCTAGTATCTCCAGTTCGTTGCAAAGTACCAATTTGGTTTGCACCTCTTCCAGTCTCAATTTCATTAGAAGCAATCATATTCTCAACTTGTTCTGCTTGAGCATGTTGCAATTCATCATTACGCTTACTAGAACCAACAACAATATTGATAATATTAACCAAATGATCAAAGAATTGATGAACATCTTTTACTTCTCTAGATGCTGTAACTAGAGCTAATTGCAACATGTGAGCCATACAATGTACATAATAAGCATATGGGAaatctttaagaaaaagagCTTGTAATCCATTTCATTCACCACGCATGTTACTAGCCCCATCATATCCTTGACCTTGAATATTTTCAATGTGGAGGTTATAACGAGAACGGACAGCACATATCTCATTCT
This region includes:
- the LOC126708548 gene encoding uncharacterized protein LOC126708548; amino-acid sequence: MAHMLQLALVTASREVKDVHQFFDHLVNIINIVVGSSKRNDELQHAQAEQVENMIASNEIETGRGANQIGTLQRTGDTRWGSHFQSICSLIKMFDVTCKVINTISEEGANYKQCGDAEGAYQVLTSFEFILILHLMKEIMGITNVLCQALQQHSQDLLNAMHLVSTTKSLIQKLRDDGWEPLLASVISFCEQHEIDILDMNARYTKGRGRYRRQDDDLTMEHHFRIGIFTVAIDFQLQELKSRFCELTTKLVILSSALNPNDAFRLFKIVDICNLVKKYYPQDFTEYEQELLESQLQHYELDVIKHPDFQNLSTISELCRGLKISGKSKIYFLIDRLICLVLTLPVSITTTERAFSAMKLLKTRLRNRMEDELLANNIIVYIEKEIAGNFTIEMIMDEFYSMKNRRQA